The following proteins come from a genomic window of Budorcas taxicolor isolate Tak-1 chromosome 24, Takin1.1, whole genome shotgun sequence:
- the SPATA4 gene encoding spermatogenesis-associated protein 4, which yields MAAAGPGEGLLTQPAAARPKSRSILPCQAAPNGEKPKKCLVYPHPPKSSRLSRSVLRWLQSLDLTFFPRNISRDFSNGFLIAEIFTTYYPWDLKLSSFKNGTSLKVKLDNWAQLEKFLARKKLKLPKELIHGTIHCKAGVPEILIQEVYTLLTHQEIKSIQDDLVNFTDYSYQMQLPLVPRSTASKSIKDNIRLSELIGNPNKLNNELKVEFLFLLQMLQRKLSRKLNPKWFAVKPTVGESTLDHHPAKAFGNKSNSVISKAKAAPVCCAASMSTLRAKNPSKRGEPPSQGAPTFFYMSHPNTDFCLKKKLSRVTGNSVSLPKEIEVKQTGTHFDSMKPTINVEKEPEEAPI from the exons ATGGCTGCCGccggccctggagaagggcttttGACACAGCCGGCGGCAGCCCGCCCTAAGTCACGGTCAATTTTGCCATGTCAAGCAGCTCCCAATGGAGAGAAGCCTAAGAAGTGTCTGGTCTATCCTCATCCCCCGAAGAGCTCCCGCTTGTCTCGGTCGGTTCTGCGCTGGCTCCAGAGCCTCGACCTCACCTTCTTCCCCAGGAACATCAGCAG AGATTTTTCAAATGGCTTCCTGATAGCAGAAATATTCACTACATATTACCCCTGGGACCTTAAGCTGTCATCCTTTAAAAATGGAACTTCTTTAAAAGTCAAGTTGGATAACTGGGCACAGTTGGAAAAG TTCCTGGCaagaaaaaaacttaaattaCCTAAAGAACTAATCCATGGAACAATTCACTGTAAAGCCGGAGTACCTGAAATACTGATACAGGAGGTGTACACCTTGTTAACACATCAAGA aattaaaagTATCCAGGATGACCTCGTGAATTTCACAGACTACAGTTACCAGATGCAGTTGCCCCTGGTCCCTAGGTCGACAGCTTCAAAGTCTATTAAAGATAACATTAGGCTATCAGAACTAATAGGCAATCCCAACAAACTTAACAATGAACTTAAAGTagagttcctcttccttttacaAATGTTGCAAAGGAAATTGAGCAGAAAACTGAATCCAA aatggTTTGCAGTCAAACCAACAGTGGGAGAATCTACTCTCGATCACCATCCTGCCAAAGCCTTTGGGAACAAAAGCAATTCAGTCATTTCAAAGGCAAAAGCCGCTCCTGTGtgtt GTGCTGCGAGCATGAGTACATTGAGGGCTAAGAACCCGTCCAAACGAGGGGAACCCCCAAGCCAGGGTGCCCCCACTTTCTTCTATATGAGCCATCCCAATACTGATTTCTGCTTAAAAAA GAAACTTTCAAGAGTCACAG GTAATAGTGTCAGTCTACCTAAAGAAATTGAGGTGAAGCAAACTGGAACACATTTTGACTCAATGAAGCCTACCATAAATGTGGAAAAGGAACCCGAAGAAGCACCTATCTAA